A portion of the Streptomyces platensis genome contains these proteins:
- a CDS encoding ferredoxin, with the protein MRVTIDQDKCCGAGSCVLSAPEVFDQREEDGIVLLLDAEPPAALHDAVHEAAAICPAAAITVEQTEQAERV; encoded by the coding sequence ATGCGCGTCACCATTGACCAGGACAAGTGCTGCGGCGCCGGAAGCTGTGTGCTGTCCGCGCCGGAGGTGTTCGACCAGCGCGAGGAGGACGGCATCGTGCTGCTGCTCGACGCCGAACCGCCGGCCGCACTGCATGACGCGGTGCACGAGGCGGCGGCCATCTGCCCGGCCGCGGCGATCACGGTGGAGCAGACCGAACAGGCCGAACGGGTCTAG
- a CDS encoding cytochrome P450 has protein sequence MTTTERIAREQDTGPDTGRSPVAVPAARAAGCPFDPAPEIARAHREEPITRATLWDGSSCWLVTRHQDVREVLGDPRFSADATRPGFPFLTAGGRQFATGNPSFIRQDDPEHARLRRMLTADFMVKKMAAMRPEVQRIADGLLDRMTEGRQAADLVAEFALPLPSLVICLLLGVPYDDHEFFQKCSSVLLSLRSSVEQVRVAQEELQDFLSRLAESKRRAPDDGIVSRLVARGELDNAAIASMGRLLLVAGHETTANMTALSTLTLLRNPDQLARLRAEPSLITGAVEELLRYLTIVHNGLPRIADEDVTIGGRTIRAGEGVLCVLNTANRDEEIFPGGAALDVGRDARRHVAFGFGVHQCLGQPLARVELQIALETLLRRLPGLRLDIPFEDIPFRHDMGIYGVHALPVAW, from the coding sequence ATGACGACCACAGAACGCATCGCAAGGGAGCAGGACACCGGACCGGACACCGGCCGCTCCCCCGTCGCCGTCCCCGCCGCACGGGCCGCCGGCTGCCCCTTCGACCCGGCCCCCGAGATCGCACGGGCCCACCGTGAGGAGCCGATCACCCGGGCCACGCTGTGGGACGGCTCCTCCTGTTGGCTGGTGACCCGGCATCAGGATGTACGGGAGGTGCTCGGCGATCCACGGTTCAGTGCCGATGCGACCCGCCCGGGATTTCCGTTCCTGACCGCCGGCGGACGGCAATTCGCCACCGGAAACCCCTCGTTCATCCGCCAGGACGACCCCGAGCACGCCCGGCTGCGCCGAATGCTCACCGCCGACTTCATGGTGAAGAAGATGGCGGCGATGCGCCCCGAGGTGCAGCGCATCGCCGACGGGCTGCTCGACCGGATGACCGAGGGGCGGCAGGCGGCCGACCTGGTCGCGGAGTTCGCGCTGCCGCTGCCGTCCCTGGTGATCTGTCTGCTGCTCGGCGTCCCCTATGACGACCACGAGTTCTTCCAGAAGTGCAGCAGCGTGCTGCTCAGCCTCCGGTCGAGCGTCGAGCAGGTGCGCGTCGCGCAGGAGGAGCTTCAGGACTTCCTGAGCCGGCTCGCCGAGTCCAAACGGCGTGCGCCCGATGACGGCATCGTCAGCCGACTGGTCGCCCGCGGGGAACTCGACAACGCGGCCATCGCCTCCATGGGACGGCTGTTACTGGTCGCGGGCCATGAGACCACCGCCAACATGACCGCGCTGTCCACCCTCACGCTGCTGCGCAACCCCGATCAGCTGGCGCGGCTGCGCGCGGAGCCCTCGCTGATCACGGGCGCCGTCGAGGAGCTGCTGCGCTATCTGACGATCGTCCACAACGGTCTCCCGCGGATCGCCGACGAGGACGTCACGATCGGCGGCCGCACCATCCGCGCCGGTGAGGGCGTGCTGTGCGTGCTCAACACCGCCAACCGCGACGAGGAGATCTTCCCCGGGGGCGCCGCACTCGACGTCGGCCGCGATGCCCGCCGTCATGTCGCCTTCGGCTTCGGCGTCCACCAGTGTCTGGGCCAGCCGCTCGCCCGGGTGGAACTCCAGATCGCCCTCGAAACCCTGCTGCGCCGGCTGCCCGGCCTGCGGCTCGACATCCCCTTCGAGGACATCCCGTTCCGTCATGACATGGGGATTTACGGGGTGCACGCGCTGCCCGTCGCGTGGTGA
- a CDS encoding MarR family winged helix-turn-helix transcriptional regulator — MPDPGRDQDPTVALQRVLATLSYLLTRSRAHERQAAEAGVTAARSDLWLLMALEDSGGISRVGDLAALLMVEPPHVTRQIGRLESQDLVERTPDSLDRRARKVAITPHGKAVLNRLQQTSHAGLHEALAGFDDTDIAATVAVLNHLVAYARRKHSDEERQRGRGM, encoded by the coding sequence ATGCCGGACCCCGGAAGAGACCAGGATCCCACCGTCGCACTGCAAAGAGTGCTGGCCACGCTGTCCTACCTGCTCACCCGCTCCCGGGCGCACGAACGCCAGGCGGCCGAAGCGGGCGTCACGGCGGCCCGCTCCGATCTGTGGCTGCTGATGGCCCTGGAGGACAGCGGAGGCATCAGCAGGGTCGGTGATCTGGCCGCGCTGCTGATGGTCGAGCCGCCGCATGTCACCCGCCAGATCGGCCGGTTGGAGTCCCAGGACCTGGTCGAACGGACCCCGGACTCCCTCGACCGCCGTGCCCGCAAAGTGGCGATCACCCCGCACGGCAAGGCCGTCCTCAACCGTCTGCAACAAACCAGCCATGCCGGCCTCCACGAGGCCCTCGCCGGATTCGACGACACCGACATCGCCGCCACCGTCGCCGTCCTCAACCACCTGGTGGCCTACGCCCGCCGCAAGCACTCGGACGAGGAACGGCAGCGGGGGCGGGGGATGTGA
- a CDS encoding flotillin family protein — translation MFGYRVPAPDQAMLISGGRRGQGGAPFRVVTGHGKFVLPVFRKVRFLTLAMCEAEVAETCVTRQGIALTVRAVIAFKVGNDTESVVNAGQRFLSDQDQMSVLTGRIFAGHLRSIIGSMTVEEIVTERQKLATEVLETSKTEMAKIGLIVDSLQIQSIDDGETGYIEAMSAPHKAAIQRQAQIAQAKATQASVEAQQEAARNQAEYSRQTAVVQAEYNAEVDRAQAHAAQAGPLAQAHAQQEVLAAQTELAERAARLRQQELVAEVVKPAEAEAERIRLLALAEAERMKIQAEAAASHDRVALDRMLIDQLPQIVKEASAGLANANVNVLNGTDGLGEIAAGLVGQGLTILDSVRRNLGTPDGQDTGADKNGGSGTANGHSGRVEIE, via the coding sequence ATGTTCGGTTACCGCGTTCCTGCCCCCGATCAAGCCATGCTGATTTCGGGCGGCAGGCGTGGACAAGGGGGCGCACCATTCCGAGTGGTGACCGGGCACGGCAAGTTCGTGCTGCCGGTCTTTCGCAAGGTCCGCTTTCTGACCCTGGCGATGTGTGAGGCGGAGGTCGCCGAGACCTGTGTGACCCGGCAGGGCATCGCACTGACGGTCCGCGCCGTGATCGCGTTCAAGGTCGGCAACGACACCGAGAGCGTGGTCAACGCCGGTCAGCGGTTCCTGTCCGACCAGGACCAGATGTCGGTACTGACCGGCCGGATCTTCGCGGGCCACCTGCGCTCCATCATCGGTTCGATGACGGTCGAGGAGATCGTCACCGAGCGGCAGAAGCTGGCCACCGAGGTCCTGGAGACCTCCAAGACCGAGATGGCGAAGATCGGTCTGATCGTCGACTCGTTGCAGATCCAGTCGATCGACGACGGCGAGACCGGCTATATCGAGGCGATGTCCGCCCCGCACAAGGCCGCCATCCAGCGGCAGGCACAGATCGCCCAGGCCAAGGCCACCCAGGCCTCGGTCGAGGCGCAGCAGGAGGCCGCGCGTAATCAGGCCGAGTACTCCCGGCAGACCGCCGTGGTCCAGGCCGAGTACAACGCCGAGGTGGACCGCGCCCAGGCCCACGCCGCCCAGGCCGGCCCGCTCGCCCAGGCCCACGCCCAGCAGGAAGTCCTCGCCGCGCAGACCGAACTCGCCGAGCGCGCGGCCCGGTTGCGTCAGCAGGAGCTGGTGGCCGAGGTGGTCAAGCCCGCCGAGGCGGAGGCCGAGCGGATCCGTCTGCTGGCGCTGGCCGAGGCCGAGCGGATGAAGATCCAGGCCGAGGCCGCCGCCTCGCACGACCGGGTGGCCCTGGACCGGATGCTCATCGACCAGCTCCCGCAGATCGTCAAGGAGGCCTCCGCGGGCCTGGCCAACGCCAACGTCAATGTCCTCAACGGCACCGACGGTCTCGGTGAGATCGCCGCCGGCCTGGTCGGCCAGGGCCTGACCATCCTCGACTCGGTCCGCCGCAACCTCGGCACCCCCGACGGGCAGGACACCGGCGCCGACAAGAACGGCGGCTCCGGAACGGCCAACGGCCACAGCGGCCGCGTCGAGATCGAGTAG
- a CDS encoding methyltransferase domain-containing protein, whose product MKTNTAYVHGYSPQEARRLGDQADTLAALLHAGTAYAAGSRVLEVGCGVGAQTVHLARNSPGARITAIDRSAESLAQARSYVTAQEPGADVEWHTADLHHLPFDTAAFDHVFACFVLEHLPDPDHALAALRRVLRPGGTLTVIEGDHGSVLLHPDSIHAHEVIGHQVRLQAAAGGNALLGRALQPLLTGAGFDQVVVRPRTAYADATRPALVDGLTRKTFIAMVEAVRDEALSTGLTTAADWDRGIADLRLTADEGGTFHYTFFKAVGVNP is encoded by the coding sequence ATGAAGACGAACACGGCCTACGTACACGGCTATTCACCGCAGGAGGCACGTCGCCTCGGAGACCAGGCGGACACGCTGGCCGCGTTGCTGCACGCGGGTACGGCGTACGCCGCCGGCAGCCGGGTGCTGGAGGTCGGCTGCGGGGTGGGCGCCCAGACCGTACATCTGGCCAGGAACAGCCCCGGAGCGCGGATCACCGCCATCGACCGGTCCGCGGAGTCGCTGGCGCAGGCCCGCTCCTATGTGACGGCGCAAGAGCCCGGGGCCGACGTGGAGTGGCACACCGCCGACCTCCACCACCTCCCCTTCGACACGGCCGCGTTCGACCATGTCTTCGCCTGCTTCGTGCTGGAACACCTCCCGGACCCGGACCACGCACTGGCCGCGCTACGGCGCGTCCTTCGCCCCGGCGGCACCCTGACCGTGATCGAAGGTGATCACGGCTCGGTGCTCCTCCACCCGGACAGCATTCACGCCCATGAGGTGATCGGCCACCAGGTGCGGCTACAGGCCGCGGCCGGCGGAAACGCGCTGCTCGGACGGGCATTGCAGCCGCTGCTCACCGGCGCCGGATTCGACCAGGTGGTGGTCCGACCGCGGACGGCCTACGCCGACGCCACCCGCCCCGCGCTGGTGGACGGCCTCACCCGGAAGACCTTCATCGCCATGGTCGAAGCGGTCCGGGACGAGGCGCTGAGCACCGGCCTGACCACCGCCGCCGACTGGGACCGCGGCATCGCCGACCTACGACTGACCGCCGACGAGGGCGGGACCTTCCACTACACCTTCTTCAAGGCGGTGGGGGTCAACCCGTAG
- a CDS encoding PLP-dependent aminotransferase family protein, translating into MGGRSDWLARELRRAVADGRLPVGSRLPATRTLAADLRVSRGVVTEAYQRLTEAGQLAGRGRGGTVVVAAPVTAVARTTGGARGVHRTPAPFAAPPGPEIFDELRTAPARIDLSPGLPDLAAFPRTAWLRAERAVLADLPSADFGYGDPRGTAALRRAVADWLARNRGIRADPDEVLIVAGTAQGLGLIADVLHRDGVSAIAVEDPGSLGARQHLQYARMATPPVPVDEDGIRVDALRASGARAVLLTPAHQFPTGVVLGGARRRELMRWAADGGLIIEDDYDAEHRYDRAPVPALRSLLPEQVCYAGSVSKLLAPALRVGWLLPPPKYRQALIDAKRFADLGNAALPQLVLARLMESGELERRLRLSRHRHRRRRDAMIAAIRAHLPGATVHGAAAGLHLTLTFGPDDYRGSDTDLAAAALAHGVKVHPLSWHRQRPSLPGLVLGYAARTRDEITQGLAVVGEVLSNG; encoded by the coding sequence GTGGGCGGCCGGTCGGACTGGCTGGCTCGGGAGTTGCGGCGGGCCGTCGCGGATGGCCGGCTGCCGGTCGGGAGCAGGCTGCCCGCGACGCGGACGCTCGCCGCTGACCTGCGGGTATCGCGGGGGGTGGTCACCGAGGCCTATCAGCGGCTGACCGAGGCCGGGCAGCTTGCCGGGCGGGGGAGGGGCGGCACGGTCGTTGTCGCCGCGCCCGTGACGGCCGTCGCGAGGACCACGGGAGGGGCGCGCGGCGTCCATCGGACGCCTGCTCCGTTCGCCGCGCCGCCCGGGCCGGAGATCTTCGACGAGCTGCGCACCGCACCCGCACGGATCGACCTCTCGCCCGGGCTGCCGGACCTGGCGGCCTTCCCCCGTACGGCCTGGCTGCGCGCCGAACGCGCGGTGCTGGCGGACCTCCCGTCGGCCGACTTCGGATACGGGGACCCACGCGGCACCGCCGCACTGCGCCGGGCCGTCGCCGACTGGCTGGCCCGTAACCGCGGGATCCGGGCGGACCCGGACGAGGTGCTGATCGTCGCCGGCACCGCGCAGGGGCTCGGGCTGATCGCCGACGTGCTGCACCGCGACGGGGTTTCGGCGATCGCGGTGGAGGACCCCGGATCGCTGGGCGCACGGCAGCATCTCCAGTACGCGCGGATGGCGACGCCGCCGGTCCCGGTGGACGAGGACGGGATACGGGTCGACGCGCTGCGGGCGAGCGGTGCGCGGGCCGTGCTGCTCACCCCGGCGCACCAGTTCCCGACCGGGGTGGTGCTCGGTGGCGCACGGCGTCGTGAGCTGATGCGGTGGGCGGCCGACGGCGGCCTGATCATCGAGGACGACTACGACGCCGAGCACCGCTACGACCGCGCGCCGGTCCCCGCCCTGCGCTCGCTCCTCCCCGAGCAGGTCTGTTACGCCGGGAGTGTCTCCAAGCTGCTGGCCCCCGCGCTACGGGTGGGCTGGCTGCTGCCGCCGCCCAAGTACCGGCAGGCGCTGATCGACGCCAAACGGTTCGCCGATCTCGGCAATGCCGCACTGCCCCAACTGGTTCTGGCCCGGCTGATGGAGTCCGGCGAACTGGAGCGCCGGCTGCGGCTGTCGCGCCACCGCCATCGCCGCCGCCGGGACGCGATGATCGCGGCGATCCGCGCCCATCTGCCGGGCGCGACCGTGCACGGTGCCGCGGCGGGCCTGCATCTGACGCTCACCTTCGGACCGGACGATTACCGGGGCTCCGATACGGACCTGGCGGCGGCCGCCCTCGCCCACGGCGTCAAGGTCCACCCGCTTTCCTGGCACCGCCAACGCCCGTCCCTACCGGGCCTGGTGCTCGGCTACGCCGCCCGCACACGGGACGAGATCACGCAGGGCCTGGCCGTCGTCGGCGAGGTGCTGAGCAACGGGTGA
- a CDS encoding IPT/TIG domain-containing protein: MSTQLSTSAQSLLEPAATPGPVRATAVPTTFLAVTAIPVGTNPVGLAFIPNGDLYVTNSGSNNVQTIDTATDTVIGAAIPTGTTPVWLTVAPDGSAYVPNNVSNSVTVIDTATSTVLTTIALSGGPAAAAVIPSGNVYVSRFTANSVQEIDTATNTAVGAAIPTGSGPVGIAVTNGKAYVANRNANTVTVIDTATSLVLTTIPVGAQPNFVAISPNGNAYVANIGSSNVTVINTVSDTVVGAPIPVGTNPWGITAAADGKVYTANRGSNDVTVIDSVTNMAVGVPIPVGSQPVALVVAPNNKVYVTNIAGANVSVIQFDPTLTGITPNSGLITGGTPVTINGTNLTGATVTIGGNPATGVMVNATGTQLTAITPPGVAGPANVTVTTPGDSATLVGGFTYVLPVHATSLTATPALTKLFPPHVYFPFLTATLTDQVTGLPVPNQPILFKAGSNVLGIANTDAQGVARVNETLTLTLILINHGYEVSFAGAVTPTATLSPSSASAPVIEP; encoded by the coding sequence CTGGCGTTCATCCCCAACGGTGACCTCTACGTCACCAACTCCGGATCGAACAATGTGCAGACCATCGACACCGCCACGGACACCGTCATCGGCGCCGCGATCCCGACCGGCACCACGCCGGTCTGGCTGACCGTTGCCCCCGACGGCAGCGCCTACGTCCCCAACAACGTCTCCAACTCCGTGACGGTGATCGACACCGCCACCAGCACCGTCCTCACCACGATCGCCCTCAGCGGCGGCCCCGCCGCGGCGGCGGTCATCCCCAGCGGCAATGTCTACGTCAGCCGCTTCACGGCGAACAGCGTGCAGGAGATCGACACCGCCACCAACACCGCCGTCGGCGCCGCGATCCCCACCGGCAGCGGCCCGGTCGGCATCGCGGTCACCAACGGCAAGGCCTACGTCGCCAACCGGAACGCGAACACCGTGACGGTGATCGACACCGCCACCAGCCTGGTCCTCACCACGATTCCCGTCGGCGCCCAGCCGAACTTCGTGGCGATCTCCCCCAACGGCAACGCCTACGTCGCCAACATCGGGTCCAGCAACGTGACGGTGATCAACACCGTCTCGGACACCGTCGTGGGCGCCCCGATCCCCGTCGGCACCAACCCCTGGGGCATCACGGCCGCAGCCGACGGCAAGGTCTACACAGCCAACCGGGGGTCGAACGACGTCACGGTGATCGACAGTGTCACCAACATGGCCGTCGGCGTGCCGATCCCTGTCGGCAGCCAGCCGGTCGCCCTGGTGGTCGCCCCCAACAACAAGGTCTACGTCACCAACATCGCCGGGGCCAATGTCAGCGTCATCCAGTTCGACCCGACGCTGACCGGCATCACCCCCAACAGCGGGCTCATCACGGGCGGCACGCCGGTGACGATCAACGGCACCAACCTGACCGGGGCGACCGTCACCATCGGCGGCAACCCCGCCACCGGCGTGATGGTCAACGCCACCGGTACGCAGCTCACCGCGATCACTCCGCCCGGGGTGGCCGGTCCCGCAAACGTCACCGTCACCACCCCTGGTGACAGCGCCACGCTGGTGGGCGGCTTCACCTACGTGCTCCCCGTCCACGCCACCTCGCTGACCGCGACCCCGGCGCTGACGAAGCTGTTCCCGCCGCACGTGTACTTCCCGTTCCTGACGGCCACGCTGACCGACCAGGTCACCGGCCTCCCGGTGCCCAACCAGCCGATCCTGTTCAAGGCCGGCAGCAACGTCCTGGGCATCGCCAACACCGACGCACAGGGCGTCGCCCGGGTGAACGAGACGCTCACCCTGACCCTCATCCTCATCAACCACGGCTACGAGGTCAGCTTCGCCGGCGCGGTCACCCCGACGGCCACCCTGTCCCCGTCCAGCGCCAGCGCGCCGGTCATCGAACCCTGA